Below is a window of Leuconostoc gasicomitatum LMG 18811 DNA.
TATAGGCAAGTACCACAAGATGTTGATGCGGAACGTGCGGTGCTCGGTGCTATTTTTTTCGATGTTAAGTCAGACAATGCCATGGTTGAGGCGAACGCAATTATAGAATCGGATGATTTTTATAGACAAGCGAACCAAACCATTTTTAAAGCTATGCAACAATTAATTGATGAACAGCGGCCAATTGATATGTTGACATTGCAAGACAAGTTAAATAGCATGCAACAACTTGATAATGTTGGTGGCATGGCGTATTTAGCAGAAATATCTGAATCATCTGCTTCTTCTGCCAACCTTAAACATTATGCTAACATTGTGCGTGAAAAAGCGATCTTGCGTCGTATGATTGATACATTAACAAGAAGTATGTCATTAGCATACGATGCGTCAGAACCAAGTGAAGATATTTTAGATGCACTTAATCGTAACTTAGACGGCCTAGCTGAAAATCGTGGGGATGACGATTTTCAAAAAATCAAAGATGTTTTGCAAGAATTTCAAGCTAATTTAGATAATGCCGTTGAAAATGATAACGATGTGGTTGGATTAGCAACGGGTTATCCAGAACTTGATAAACTAACACATGGCTTTAGAGAAGATCAGATGGTTGTGCTTGGCGCTCGGCCTGCTGTTGGTAAAACGGCATTTGTTTTGAATATTGCAAAAAATGTTGCTAAATCTGAACAAGTACCGGTAGTCGTGTTTAGTTTAGAAATGGGCGCTGTAGACTTGGTGACGCGTTTAGTAGCTGCGGAAGGTGCCATTGATTCTAACCATTTAACAACAGGTAAAATGACACAAGAAGATTGGCAATCATTGACGTTGGCAATGCAATCTTTAGCTAATATGCAAATTTATCTTGACGATACACCGGGTATTAAAATTAATCAAATTAGTGCCAAATTACGTAAATTGGAAAAAGATATCGTTAATGATATGACATCAGATCAACGCGTTAATAATCCACATCCAATAGGCATGGTTATTATTGATTATCTTGGTTTGATTGAATCTAATAACAAAGAAAGTCGGCAACAGGCCGTTTCGGAAGTTTCACGATCAATTAAAAAGCTTGCAAAAGAATTACATACACCTATTTTGGCTTTAGCACAGTTGAGTCGTGGCGTTGAACAGCGAACCGATAAACGACCAGTGTTGTCTGATTTACGTGAGTCTGGTTCAATTGAACAAGATGCTGATATCGTTGCCTTCTTATATCGAGATGATTATTATCGTAATGAGGGTGGCGAAGATGAAGGTAACAGTGATCCGAGAGATGAAGAAGAAGCTGTACCCATTGAAATAATTTTAGAAAAAAACCGTGCGGGAGCACGTGGTACAGCAACGTTAATGTTTAATAAACCAACATTTAAATTTAGTCCAATGGCACCATTGTTTCGAGATGATCCTAATGCTGGACCTAATGGCAGTACTGGCTGGTAATAAAAAAAGTGAGATATTTTCTCACTTTTTTTGTATCGTAGTCAATAGTATATTAAAAAAGAATAGGTATATTTTTGATTGCAAATTCAATTGCTGAAACTATAATAATGCTGATGAGATAGAAAGGCACACCGTACCAAAAATTGAGCCAGTCAGCTTTAGAAAGATTGAATCCTAAAATAAAACTGGGTAGAAAAAACATGATACCAAAAATGGACCAAAATGAGTCATAAGTCAATTGAGTTAGAATGAAAAAAATAATGGTCAAAACAAATATAGGTGCTAAACCTATAAAAACGTTACCTAAACGTTGATAAAAGCTTTGAGTATTATAGGTATGGTTAACATAACCCAAGACACCATCATCAGTTATTTGCCATAATTTAAAGTGAGTAATTTTATGGTGAAAAATCAGGGCAACGAGTAAATGACTTAATTCATGAATAACGACGCCCCAAAAGCCAATAATTGCAACCAACTTATAAGAGGTGTGACGTATTGCTAAATTTGTGAAGAATGAAGATACTAGACTCATCAGGTAGGCGCTCATAACAGGGACAATAAACCACCAGATGATATGAGAAATTAAAATATTAATCATGTTCTAATAAGTCTACAAAAGGTGCATTGATTAATTCTGCAA
It encodes the following:
- a CDS encoding metalloprotease family protein, giving the protein MINILISHIIWWFIVPVMSAYLMSLVSSFFTNLAIRHTSYKLVAIIGFWGVVIHELSHLLVALIFHHKITHFKLWQITDDGVLGYVNHTYNTQSFYQRLGNVFIGLAPIFVLTIIFFILTQLTYDSFWSIFGIMFFLPSFILGFNLSKADWLNFWYGVPFYLISIIIVSAIEFAIKNIPILF
- the dnaB gene encoding replicative DNA helicase, whose amino-acid sequence is MDNPGSYEYRQVPQDVDAERAVLGAIFFDVKSDNAMVEANAIIESDDFYRQANQTIFKAMQQLIDEQRPIDMLTLQDKLNSMQQLDNVGGMAYLAEISESSASSANLKHYANIVREKAILRRMIDTLTRSMSLAYDASEPSEDILDALNRNLDGLAENRGDDDFQKIKDVLQEFQANLDNAVENDNDVVGLATGYPELDKLTHGFREDQMVVLGARPAVGKTAFVLNIAKNVAKSEQVPVVVFSLEMGAVDLVTRLVAAEGAIDSNHLTTGKMTQEDWQSLTLAMQSLANMQIYLDDTPGIKINQISAKLRKLEKDIVNDMTSDQRVNNPHPIGMVIIDYLGLIESNNKESRQQAVSEVSRSIKKLAKELHTPILALAQLSRGVEQRTDKRPVLSDLRESGSIEQDADIVAFLYRDDYYRNEGGEDEGNSDPRDEEEAVPIEIILEKNRAGARGTATLMFNKPTFKFSPMAPLFRDDPNAGPNGSTGW